A genomic window from Lactobacillus sp. ESL0677 includes:
- a CDS encoding helix-turn-helix transcriptional regulator encodes MANQLGQALKTARQTKKMTQKETAENICAQSMLSAIENGKYVPNAKLLIELCQRLGIELNTISLASNFAISSQPSLNAKLDRLCNLHDYEQLRVFLLKKSTINQLQTAAEEQAYYYYLAITDFQIDHNLTAAKQNLKLALACNETGSLTSVLMRLTLISLSLVNLDQGQKKESEQLLVKAMADINQINYSENLNVLFYLAALINYQAGKIRAAVDWLDQGVTYITEHNSHYMLANCYFLLAKIAQKTGQEDQALENEHKSRFLSELFTEKIFDQI; translated from the coding sequence ATGGCTAATCAATTAGGGCAAGCGCTGAAAACAGCGCGGCAAACAAAAAAGATGACACAAAAAGAAACAGCGGAGAATATTTGCGCGCAATCAATGCTGTCGGCAATTGAAAATGGTAAATATGTTCCCAATGCCAAGCTGCTAATTGAACTTTGTCAGCGATTGGGAATAGAACTAAATACAATTAGCTTAGCAAGTAATTTTGCGATTAGTAGCCAGCCTTCACTTAACGCAAAATTAGACAGGTTGTGCAATCTGCATGATTATGAGCAACTTCGCGTTTTTCTTTTAAAAAAGTCAACAATTAATCAACTGCAAACAGCTGCAGAAGAACAAGCTTATTACTACTATCTGGCAATAACGGATTTTCAAATCGATCATAATTTAACTGCAGCAAAGCAAAATCTTAAGCTTGCATTAGCTTGTAATGAAACGGGGTCTTTAACTTCGGTATTAATGCGATTGACGTTAATTTCGTTAAGTCTGGTCAATTTAGACCAAGGGCAAAAGAAGGAGTCAGAGCAGCTACTAGTTAAGGCAATGGCAGACATTAACCAAATTAATTATTCTGAAAATCTTAACGTGCTGTTTTATCTAGCAGCGTTAATTAATTATCAAGCTGGTAAAATTCGTGCGGCAGTGGATTGGTTAGATCAAGGAGTTACATACATTACCGAGCATAATTCACATTACATGCTGGCAAATTGTTACTTTTTACTTGCTAAAATTGCACAGAAAACTGGTCAAGAAGATCAGGCATTAGAAAATGAACACAAGAGTCGCTTTTTAAGTGAATTATTTACTGAAAAAATATTTGATCAAATTTAA
- a CDS encoding SGNH/GDSL hydrolase family protein: MKLLLTGDSIIARKEGLNEPRLNATLKKLHQNLELNNTAVSGINSGAFYAMMSELVLKQRRCDKLIILLGTNDLAQHKQVPLEQFEQNMNLIVSSVLCQYYPQNTILITPPAVDETKQIYRNNQLIKDYATVIKNVARQYRCQFINLYQAMINQSDLVELCRGELNDGLHFGQQGYLLLGNLIVKQIK, translated from the coding sequence ATGAAACTATTATTGACTGGCGATAGCATCATTGCGCGCAAAGAAGGCTTGAACGAGCCGCGATTAAACGCAACACTAAAAAAGTTACACCAGAATCTTGAACTTAATAACACGGCAGTTTCTGGAATTAATTCCGGAGCATTCTATGCCATGATGAGTGAATTGGTATTAAAGCAAAGGCGTTGTGATAAATTAATAATTTTACTGGGAACCAATGATTTAGCTCAACATAAGCAAGTGCCACTTGAGCAGTTCGAGCAGAATATGAATTTGATTGTTTCAAGCGTACTGTGTCAATATTATCCGCAAAATACTATTTTAATTACGCCTCCGGCAGTAGATGAAACTAAACAAATCTATCGGAACAATCAATTAATTAAGGATTATGCTACAGTGATTAAAAATGTGGCACGGCAATATCGTTGTCAGTTTATTAACTTATATCAGGCAATGATTAATCAGAGCGACTTAGTAGAATTATGTCGTGGTGAGTTAAATGATGGTTTACATTTCGGGCAGCAGGGATATTTGCTTTTAGGAAATTTAATTGTTAAACAGATAAAGTAG